The nucleotide sequence tttttttttgtataatcaCCCCTCAGAAGCCAGTTCGTAGTCCCGTTTCTGCCAGCCCCGAGTGTTGATTGGCAAACGGACCGGGCTGAGATGAAAACCTCACGTGGGACTTTCATTCCGTTAAATGATACGGGGCGGGCTACACCGGGAAGACCCGTTTTAGCAGTGTTAAAATAATTGTTAAAACTTATACCAAACCATTTGTTTTAAGGTTACAACTAAGAAACAATACATAAACATTAACATAAACAATTAGACATAAACATTAACATAAACGATAAATAAAACATGAAAACACAAATTTTAAAGTAAATTTCGTCTTCAGATTTGATCTTTGATAATTTCCCAAGCATCCACGTGTTCGAACACCTCATCGTATTTCTCGGCGTAGTCAAAGCACGCCTCTTTGATAAGTTCACTTTTAGAACGATCACTATCAAGATTTGGAACCTTGTTGTAAATCGAAGAAAACAAGGAACATCTTAAGTAGAGTAAAGTACCCCGCCTCTTAACTTCATCCAATTGACGGGTTGTCTGCACAATATTGCGGCAAAAATGATGGTAAACCCGCTCCCAAAATGCCTCGTTCATGCTAGCATATAAAGCTAAATCAGCCACTTCGGCGTAAGACGTCGCCAATTCTACGTCTTCTTCTTTGGACCAATTTTCGGATGAGGTAGACATTTTTCTTGAATGAATTCGTTTTGGTATTCAACACTTGAAAGGGTTTGTTTGATATGAACAAAGTTGAATGGTTCTATGCAtgcatatatatatgtgtgaatGTGAATGGTTTGTagtaaattaattaataaaaaatttaATGTATTAAATAAACATTAAAAGTCACCAAGATTATATGACGGATAGGTATTTTGAAATACATATTCCTGAAACTCTTCTGGTTCAACTTGAACAACCTCAGGATTGGTAGACGATTTTTTCTTTGAACCTCGATGCGAAGATTTCTGGGAAGGAATGGGGAGTGTGCAACTGTCACGATGATGGTCATACGTTTTACACCTACTACAATATAAACGAGTGGGTTCCTCTCCGATAGATAAGATTCTTTTCCCCTCCTTTGGATGACCCGCTTGACGTTTAGTAATGCGCGGTGGCAGAAGATTAATAAGGTCATCAGGTACTTCCCATTCAAATTTATGCGGCAGTGGATATACCGCTTCCTCATACGTTCTCTTGTAAACTTCATTGCTATAACAAGAAAACGCATATTGACTGTAACTCGTTTCACCTAGAAATCTGGAAACGGCAATCACATGGCCACACGGAAACCCAGATACCTGCCACACCCGACAACTGCATGTTTGGTTCGAGACGTCGACAAGGCCCCTTTTTTCCCGTCTTCAACGTCAAAAGTATTTGTTCTAATGCCATCAACCGTCCACGTCCGAGACTtgcatatttttttttctatttttttctcaGCCCATTCTGTAAGCAATTGCTTACCATGGATACCCTGATTTCGGCGATTATAAAACCAACCTTGTACAGAGTGTCGAAAAATTCGACCAGTTGGGTTATTGGCATTTTCCTCTGGTGTCTAGATAGAGCATTTATAGACTCCGCACTGTTAGATGTCATATAATGATATCTTTTTCCAGTACAGTGTGCTCTAGACCATTTATGAAAACCAATGCTTATAAGAGTCTGTCGAATTCTCGGTATAGCTGCACAAAGCGCGTCGAACGATTCTTCGAAATCGGACATCCTATAGGATTTACAAGTCTTCCACCAGAGGCTCCCGTGTTCCTTTTTCTTGTTAGACGGTAATCGAAGATTGACCATCAAATGCCGGCAACACAGGCCGTGAAAGGCTTCTGGAAAAACATCACGTATGGCTAAGTGAATGGAGTTTGCACGATCAGATATGATGGCTAAATCCGGATGACAACCGATACACTCTCTTAATTTGGACAAGAACCAGGTCCAGGACTGCCCGTCCTCAGATTTACCAATGTCGTAGCCGATAGGCAAAATCTGATTGTTTCCATCCATGGAAACTGCTAAAAACATTGTGCCTTTAAACTCCCCTTTCAAATGAGCCGCGTCTATGATAACAACAGGTCTTAAGTTGTTAATAAAAGTCCGAACctgaaagataaaaaaaatataaatatctaGCAAAATTTATATCAAAAATTTTTTATGTACATTTAGGACAAAAATTACCACAGCACCAATGGCGACAAATAACATTTCAAAACGACTCTCGTTGTCTGTCAATATATGTATCACTGTTCCTGGATTTGCCTTCTTCAAATTGTGACAATATAATGGAAGTTCGGCAAAAGAATTTTCCAAAGTTCCTTGCAGATTTTCTAACGCGTTACATTTACCCCGCCAAGCTTGCATGTAAGATAAATTCACTTGAAAAATTTGTCTAAAATCTTTAACGATATCAGTAGCTCGGTAAACGCGACCGCCTTCCTTCAATTGTTCTTTTACGTAACTTCCAACAACACTCGGGTTTGCTTGACGCAGACATGGATGCGTCTGCGTTTTAGAACATGTATGTTTGTTgttaaaatatttaatataaaatACATCACTAGATTGACGACTATAAGCTCTAAAAAGCCACTCGCAGTCGTCATTTACACATGATGCGACATAACCTGTTTTTGATGACCTTATTACTTTATATTCGAAACATTCTTCAAGACATAATCTTCCTAGTTCGATTTTCATCTCTTCTTTGTTTCTAAAAAGATACCCTTCTTTTAACCGACTATGTGACCCAACTTTTTCTATAACATTAAAAGAAACAGGTGATTGCTTTTCAGAATCAAAACTACCTTTATCACAATAATTAAACTCATTATTTTCAAAAACATTATCGTTTAAGTTGGGGCATTTGAAATTAGTGCGTTGACTTCCAGAAGACGAACCAACGCCAATTTCTTGAACTACATATAACTTAAAAAGCTCATGGGGATTTTTTTCAATAAGCTGGAAAAAAAAAGATCATAATCATTAGTTAAATCAATGGGATCAGTAAAAGATGACAATTTATATGATAAACGTGTGATATTTTGAACACCAAAAATCTCAAAAAGATATCTTACAAATTCAGTATACGAAATATTACTGTTCGGGATTTCTAAAAGACGTCTTACTGATTGACAATCAACAACATATTCCATGTTGTTATTAATAACTTTCCAGTTTCCACCAAGGTATACAACAAATCTAAAACCCATAATTGAGAGTAAAATCACACGTGATATCTCTTGTTTAATTTTCTTACTAGTAATACTTCCTGGGCCCCAGTACTGCCTATTTAAAAAAGTCAAAGTTTATGAAATCCGTATACAATCTAAAGCGTCCACATGTGATTTATCCGTCCTTCGTACGATTTTAAAGCGTCCATCAGGTTGCGTCAGTCCGTACGGTACGTTGATTCCTTTTGCGTCGGCGAGACTTCCCTTCTGCATCGGCGGGACTTCCCTTTCGCGTCGGTGGGACTTCCGCTTGCGGCGGTACTTTCCTTCTGCGTCGGCGGGACTTCCTTTTGCGTCGGCGGGCTTTCTTTATTGCGTCAGCGGGACTTCTCGATTGCGTCAGCCAGACCGTTCCCATCTATAATAAAACAATTccctaaaataaaataattatataagaaaatcatattttaatatttaatctGTTTCCGGTTAAACAACAAAATAATTTTACTATTTTACGTTTACACCATTTTTATATTAACACACAAACATAAAACCTAAACATTACATCAAAAAaccgaaaaaacaaaaaaaaaacctaaaaacagGGGGTCTACCCATTGTTTAAAGCGTCATCCAGACCCTTTTTAAAGCGTCGGTGGGCCTTCTCTATTGCGTCAACAGGACTTCTCGATTGCGTCAGCCAGACCCCTTGGCAAAAACTGAACCCCTTTAACCCATACCCCGTAAGCCCAAAGCCCGTAAGCCCAAAACCCTTAGACCCAAACCCCGAAAGCCCAAATCCCGTAAGCTTAAACCCTTGGCAAAAACTGAACCGCGTTAAGTtcattattatataattttttttcattGAATTTTACTGCAATTGAACTAAAAATTTTGAAACGTAAATCAGTAAACTTTATAACTTTATTATGATTGAATACAAAGTACATAAAAAAcataacacaaaaaaaaaatacaaacataatCATTTGAACTAGAATACACCAATCCGCTACTTccataaatttaaaacttgaactAGAATACACCAAACCGCTACTTCCATAAATTTAAAATGGGGTAGGAGATCCGGAATCTGATTCCGGAATTTGCATCGAAACACCTAGCAATGATAAAGATGGGTCGTGAACCGGTAAGTTCCATCAACCCACCTTTATATTGGCCTAGGTGATATGTAACGGGTTGTTCACGTTTTCTTCAACGGTTCGCCGGCTTCAGTGATACTTGGAGACCTGGCAAACACATTGGTGAAACAACCCGTTAGACCCTTCACGTGTCCGTTGTAGATGAGTTCTTGAACCTGATCGACCCGCAGAGCATGTGGAAGGGGGAATCCGATCACATCCAATGAAACCGGAGGAGATATGTGTCCGTTGTAGATGACTTCTTAAACCCGTTTATTGAATTCGAAAAAATAATTTTCAGGAGGTCTGCCCATTTTTTTGAAGCCGTGAATTGTGAACACTAATGGGGGAGGATATGGTGAACAAAAGATTGTATATGGTGAACAAAAGAGTGTGTGTATATAAACAGGGTTGAATTTCAAAAAATTTAAAGCGTCGACCAAAGCTAAAGCGTCGGCCAAAGCTAAAGCGTCGTCGGACAAAGCTAAAGCGTCCGTTCAGACCATTTAAAGCGTCGTCCAGAACTTTTTTAAAGCGTCGGCGGGCCTTCTCTATTGCGTCAACGGGACTTCGCAATTGCGTCAGCCAGACCGTTCCCGTTTTTCAGTGTTAACTAATGGAGATTTCCTTAGAATTTTGTCTATAATTTATAAAACAATTccctaaaataaaataattatataagaaaatcatattttaataattaaaataaaacctaaacagtACATTAAAAAacgataaaacaaaaaaaaatataacctaAAAACAGATATTTATTACAAGACGTATTTGAAATCACGTgttacaaacaaacataaatgcGAAACTGCTATTTCCAACTGAATTAAATAGTCTTTGATTAACTTCGTCAAACTGTTAATTCCTTCTGGCTAGAAGATCCGGACAGAAATATTAAATTAAGAATGAATTTATTTCTGCTTCCGGAATTCGCATCAAAAACACCAACCAAAGATAAACGATGTGTCTTGAAATGGTAAGTTCCATCAACACGTTGTTTACACTTTGGCTGAAGTGGTTTGGGACGGGTTGTTCGCAGTTTCTTCACCGTCATGTGTCGAACAACCCGTTTGATGCATCAAGTGTTCTTTGTAGATGAGCTCTTGAACACTTTGTAGTGATCAGAGGTAGAGGACGGGGAAATCGGCTGACACCCGTGCCATCAGACAAGTATTGTCAATTAAAAACAACGACAATTCTAAAGCTTATGAAAACGTCATCTTCAGTTAAAGCAACTTCACAAAAATCAATTTCAGGGGGTCTGATCATATTTGGAAGGTGTGAAATCTACGGAGGTAAAGGAAATTTTCATGAGATGTTCAATGCAAAATGAGGATTTTATGAAGAACTGGTGGTATATATAAGGGAAGAAATCTTGAAACGGTTTAACAATAAATTATTagaccatatgtaatggggctttataagggcatgaaagattttgataatgcccttacaccattactcattggcattataggggcatgaagagtgaggggcatttctataataatgcccaaagagaagaaaaataatggaaagtaataaatgaaatgggcattaaccattacaccttttttaaaagggcattatgatgatgatgtggtgaaaaatgccccttagtgggcattaaccattacctatggtctTATATGTTAATAATTAAATGGGGAGATCATAAATATGTCAAAACCAAACCGTTTAACAAACAATAAATTTATAAatttaacttaaaaaaattaaaaatggatCCCTTAAAAATTGAACATGTTCAGACTTTCTAAAGCGTCCGCCAGAAATTTTTAAAGCGTCGGCCTAAGCTAAAGCGTCCGCCTATCCTTTTAAAAGCGTCGGCCAGTCATTTTTAAAGCGTCGGCCAGACCATTACGGTGCGTCTGCGGGACGCTTGGGAAAAGCGTCAGCCGGACCATTGCGGTACCTTAGCCGGACCATTACGGTGCGTCGGCCAAATGAATCGTCTGCCGCTTTAAAAACGATATGAAACCAGGGACGCAAGCCGTGGAATCATTGCGTTACCGACGCATAAAGAATAATCAAGAGACGCTTGAACATGTCGGACACGTGTCAGCTTGTAGTAAATGGACGCATCAACAGATAGACGGACGCTTCCGAGGCTATGAGGACCGTCCAACGACGCAGGAAGGTGACAAATTTGCAAATGCACTTGGTCAAAcgacattttggtaattttttaattattaattatataataacaataataataatactgtCTATATCCAGAGGGCTTCATGTCGACCTCAGAATCAGATTCTACGAACCTGATTTATTGACTGACTCACTGTTATTAATGGGCAAACCTGATTTATTAATGGGCAAACATCGGTGATCTAAACTTCGTTTCGATCTACTGCTCTGCTTTGCATATTCAATCTAAGGTGCGTAATCTTGTCACGAATCTGCGATTGATTCCTTTAAATCGTGTATGTATGTTTGGTTTTATATATCCATTCGATGGTTGGGTACGTAGTACCTGTTATCGTTTAGGTTTAATTTGATGTAGTTTTAGGAGCTCGCTTTGTCGATTCTATTTTAAGGATAATCGGAGATTGGTGAAAAGTAATTTTCTGATTTCAGTAAATGTTGACTTGAAGATCTAGATTTCAGTAGGTTTTGTTGCATATTTAAGAATGAATCATATCATCATTATTGTTGATGCAAGTAGAATGAGCTGGCTAGCTGTAAAAGGgcgtcctgtcaaccagacaaaagactgaccgGGTGTCTGGTTGACAGGATCAAAACGCGGCcgaagctcggcgttttggtccggtcaacagaccccacccgtcagtctttgtctggttgaccggaccaaaacgccacgCTTTGGCCATAGCTggacactgcagggtgtgcatataggaTAAAAAACCCCTTTTGGGCTGACTATCTACATACACACCAAGTGTGGAATAGTCTCCCCCTTTATTATTTATATTGCTTTGGTATACAATCGAAGTGACATTTCTCAGTGTTGGGTTTTAATCATGTCTTGTTTGACTGACAGAACATGGTATGTTTTATCAGCAGCCTTACAATTTAGTTTAAAAATGTTGGTGTTTTCTTTGCTTGCAGATGGCCTTGGTTACAACTGCTGAAGTATGTGATGCAAACCCGCAACTGCTTGTAAGCGGTGAGCTTCGTGCACTGGAGCCAGTTTTCCAAATATACGGAAGGCGCCAAGTATTCTCTGGTCCAGTCGTCACCCTCCGAGTTTTTGAAGACAACGTTTTGGTGCGAGAATTTCTTGAAGAAAAGGGCAACGGCCGGGTGCtggtggttgatggtggtggaAGCTTGCGCTGCGCCATACTGGGTGGCAATCCTGTAGTGCAAGCTCAGAACAACGGGTGGGCGGGTATTGTGGTCAATGGGTGCATACGCGACGTCGATGAGATCAACAGTTGTGATATCGGGGTTCGTGCACTTGCTTCGCATCCGGTGAAAGCTAATAAGAAAGGACATGGTGAGAAACATGTTCCAGTTGCATTTGCTGGGACTAGAATCTTGGATGGTGAATTTCTTTATGCAGATACAGATGGGATTTTGATCTCTAATTCAGAGTTATCTGTCTGAATATCATCTTTTTTCTGCAGGTAACGTGTAATAGTTATTTGTTATATGTGTAATATGGCATCATATTATTCTAGTAAGATTGTTacttttttttgtttaataaGATTATTTAAGAGGTTTTATGGACTTAAATTACACCCGGCTTACTTATAACCCCTTTGGTCCGTTTCTTTTTAAgctccttttttttcttttcaatttgACCTGTATGCATAACCTGAATCAAACCATGTGTAAGTAAATGGATTGCGTCTAACATTGTTTACTATGAAGAAGCATGTATATCACGGACATGCTTAAAATCGATTATCTAATCATGACCGGTTTAACCCAATTTTCTAAACGACTCAAATGGGTTGATAGGTTGTAATCAAGTTGTTTAGTTTTGATAAATAAATTACACGGGTTGTAAATGGGTTAGCagttcaacatgtttaattaaacAGGTTgagtataattaaacatgttaaacAAGTCAAATCCAAACAAGTCAATCTAAACAAAACTTGTTGTTAAATGAGTTAAATATGATCCCAAAACATGGTTATTCTCATGTCGTGTGAGGAATTGTGAACGTTATACGCGTCTAATGATAAACAGAGAATGGATTATAAATTTATAATCTAATAACATAATGATGCAATAGTGAACGGTAAAACAATATTATGATTTAGCATTATAAATAAGGGGAAGGATTCACTAAAAAGTAGATTTTGTCTAAGTAGCGTAAGAATGATTATGATGATGTCATGTGGCACTCCATATAAATAGAAAGGAAGGGCATTATAGTCCTTATAAATAGGGGTGTGAAAATGAGATGTGTCacccattttgttttttttaaatacaacaaaaaaatgcAGTACAAAAAATCTAGCATAAAAactctagtacaaaaaaatatatccCAAAAAATGCAGtacaaaaaatataacacaaaaaaatccagtacaaaaaaatatagcacgaaaatattcagcacaaaaaaatatagtacaaaaaatccagcacaaaaaaattgagaaaaaaaaatttaagacaaaAAACTTCAgtacaaaaatatagtacaaaaatccagcacaaaaaaatgttatacaacatagaaatacaacacatttttgttggtttttttagtcgtcatattttatatagcaatatggtactcaaattaaagataaaaaaacgctcgattttatggtgaattttttatgaaaaaataatatcgtataaaaagttatgaacgtttaaaaaatgagggtgaaatatgcatgtgccatgtggagagagaaagtcaatAAATAAGATTTTCCCAAGATACCATTATACTCCTCTTTTGTCCTAAattttcatcttaaccattgatttgaaaaaatGACTGGTTAAAATTACTTCTCATCCTACCTAGacaaaatgaaattttcatttaatCTTACCCCTTATAAATAATATGATGCCGAATATAAGATCAACTCAGTGGTTGAAACATGGAAATCATTAATCATTGATCAAATGTTGGTAACAAGGAATAATTGATATCTTACTTGTAATATTGACATTAAGCTTATGAGGTTAGAGATTAATGGATGCGTGGCACATATGAATGGATTGTTGGGGAAGTGGCATGTTGCTAGATGTTACCACTTTGTCCAAGTATGTTGAATTTTGGGGCTGCGTGGCACTAAATGCTATTTTGGGCGATGAAGTGTTGGAGATCATGCTTCCACGGTAATAAAGGTCCACGTTTTGCTGATAGGTAGCATTGTtcattttattttactttttaatCTCGAGTTCGTGACCTTCCAACTTTTCAATTAACCAATTTAACGTTATttgtttcattggtttggtatttttgAGCACAATTGCATAATACTGCCAGTCTTGCGtgatgatatctagggtattatacatggacttctgattttgcggaagcaatagcctagtcctcgtataatgctctgcactgctttaatcttaaagctcaccctcagcataaaaaatgatgaaacattgaaaaatgctaatcatgtgctgttgaagaaaagatccccaaacgggacacacctaaagacgagccatcatctctttgtctgaacggaagttctaacctgagctctcatggtctcgcattacccgtttacagatatcattagtgtacattcacctgtaagactgaatatagaaatctggata is from Helianthus annuus cultivar XRQ/B chromosome 9, HanXRQr2.0-SUNRISE, whole genome shotgun sequence and encodes:
- the LOC110878014 gene encoding putative 4-hydroxy-4-methyl-2-oxoglutarate aldolase 2, yielding MALVTTAEVCDANPQLLVSGELRALEPVFQIYGRRQVFSGPVVTLRVFEDNVLVREFLEEKGNGRVLVVDGGGSLRCAILGGNPVVQAQNNGWAGIVVNGCIRDVDEINSCDIGVRALASHPVKANKKGHGEKHVPVAFAGTRILDGEFLYADTDGILISNSELSV